GTTTTTCTCGCAGGTTTTCAAACCCGTAGAGAAATTTGTCATCGCCATGCATAGGCCACCAAACTGTAATCTGATCCAATTAAATAATGTATGTTTGTTTggatttttttatgttatatttgtattattttttaattaaatattagtatcatattatcaatatatatgtcaattttcataaaaacgtaAAAAATCCATATGATCTGatgataatgaaatataatagAATGACCCTAcatgtataaaaataaaaaggattttaaattatatttaaacacataaattttaattttgaaatttatataATGATTATCACCAATGGGTGAATTAAAACAtacaaaaattaagaaaaattaacTTAACCCATTAAAAGAAATTGATATACAAAAAAACTACCAATTTATAAATTATACCATTAACTCATTCGATGATTTTCAATGTCGGAAACCCCAAAATGTTAAAACGCATTATATTGTTCCAAAAAcatcaataaattatatatttttatatcagCGGGTTTTTAGTTCGTCGACTATAATAAATTTAtgctattttaataaaaaaattttaaaaaaattaatagaaaACCCAATAAAAAAATCCATATCCAAAGAACCTAGTACTTCTTATTTCTTGAAATCACATGTTCACATTCTACTATTTCCAtacccaaaaaaattaaatcagttacatatataatttaaaaagtataaaataaattgtaattTATTAAGAAACTTAATTTCGtagtaaaatttattttggCATTACAAACAAGAACTTATTTTCTGATCATTAATTTTGGTTAGTTTaagattatattattatttttattgattaatGCAAAATAATTCAATGTAAAAATGTGTAAAATTCTTAtagttaaataatatattattaatttgttttttcaTTAAGATTTTAGGACAAAGTAATGCGCCAAGATAAAATAAAAGCATCATCATAATAACTAATATATAAGTAAAACTCTAAATATTACTCAGTCCAAACATATTCTTATAGATATTTGAATTCTTGATTagtttatattaatttaaaaatgattttgtttcttgcacaaaaacaaaatcatttttatttacTTATAAATATTGAGTCCCCTCGTATAGCCTCCATCTCCCAAAACTTCCATTAATATTCGTTTGGTTTTACGACTTCAAGAAAATGCCACCGCTACAATTCGAAGAGGAGAGTTGGCAATCGACGAGGGTTCAGCTTGCATGCTTTGCAAGTGGGTGCGCCACCGTGATGATTTCGGTAGCCAAGTTCATTTCAATGTTCTTAAGTAAATCAACCGGTTTAAGGAGCCGGATCGAGTCCATTTTCGCCGTGGTGGTGGGCTACGTACTGGCTGATTTCCTAACCGGAATCGTCCACTGGGCCATCGATAACTATGGCGACCCTAAACACCCAGTCTCGGGCCCGCAGATTGAAGCGATTCAATGCCACCATCAGCAGCCGTGGATTCTCGCGAAGCGCCACGTCGCCACTAATATTTACATTCAAGGGGTGGTGGCGACTCTTCTTTTCTCGCCGGTTAACATGTTCTGTGAAGACCTTAATCTGCTCGCTTTCACGTCTGTATTCGCATGTTGCGGGTTCTTTAGCCAGCAATTCCATGCGTGGGCTCACACCCCCAGGCGGAAGCTTCCGCCGGTGGTGGTGGTTCTTCAGGATTCGGGAATCATTCTGGGACCATCTCATCATGCGGGGCACCACCAGCCCCCGTTTGACAGAAGATATTGTATTGTCAGTGGGTTTTGTGATTGGTTCTTGGATAAGTCTAATTTTTTCGTGGGGATTGAGGTCGTTTTGTTTCACATGCTCGGAGTCGAGCCGGTATCGTGGGGGACGAAATCTTTGTTGTAATTGGTGTTGAAATTGTGCTACACTTGATTTAGATAATCCTTGTTCATatgaattaataaaaaaaattaagtaaccatggtaaaatattttattaatgtattttttagaaaaaatttataaatcatcgatatattgttttaattatttatcgtacttgatataaaatttactaaaaaataaaataatcggatcaattatttgtttaaaccatttaatttttaatacttTGTACAAACAGAAtttatttgaacaaaattttaCACTTTTAAAGTATTAAATATAGCATAAAATTTCGTTCCATATCGTTACATTATCCAAATTCGAAGTGGACGATCGTTAGATTATCCAAAAACTTCAAGAAAGTTGCAATTAGTTCATGTCTTAATAGTAAGAGTGAGGtcttctaaatattttttttcgagtttcatcGATTGCATGAAATGTGTAGTTAGTTAGATAATTCTCGTCtcttgtattaaaaaaaaaaaaagacacagATGGGATATCCATTACACAGTTGAATTTGACATTTAATTTGGTATATATAGGTAAGTAGAAAATTAAACTAGTTTTAACATATTTTACTTATCTAAGTAATtatataaaacaaaagaaacgacaAGAAAAGATGGGATGTGGTTGTTTAGATAAATTCCACAATAATTTTGCACTGACAAATAATAAGAACGACTGAAAAATAAGCAGTAAAAGGATAAGGAGACGACACAATTGGCTAAAAAATGAACTCATTGAGCTCCCACATCCCCAAGGCTCTGCCATCTCTCTTCTATCCCTGTAATCCCAAATTCCGTTCTTCCTCCATTTCTTGTAAACAAACCCAATCCCATCTCTATCCCAACTCAGCTAATCAGGTTTCAACAATCTTTCAGGACATGACTTTatcagttttttttaaaaaaaaatatttaactttGGACATAAAAAAAGATTGAATTATCTTTGATATTATTCGAATTTGCGTGTTTCTTTCTGATGATATGACAGGGAAGAACCAGTTTCATCTTGAAGATGATCAAAGATTCGGTGGCTGAAATTCCTGCTTTGGCAATTCAAGTTGGAGCGCTTCTGGGGACTGTAGGATTGTGTTTCGTCAGTAAATTTTcagggtttttttaaaaaaaaaacaaagaaattatttataatttgattGGTGCGGGTACAGGTTGCGGGGCCAGCTTTTGCGGTGACGGGAGTGAACGAAGAAGAAGATTGGGCCTCGGTTTTGATCCAGTCGGGAATTGCGGCTTTCCTGTATTTCATTGTCGCTCCGGTGAGTGAAATGTTGTAAATGTCAATCTTTTCAACCTGATAAATAATCAAGGAAGATGCCCAACGTACAAATCCGGTTACAAATTACATTTGAAATTACAAAATTATCCATACAGTTTGtttgaaagaaatttttttcgTAAGTGcatttaatatgattttataatttcaaatgcACTTTGTAAATTGACGTATAAGTCAATTTGTACATGTAGCATGACTCGATAATCATACTAGAATAAATAAAGCTGGGATATTGAGTATGTTGGTAATCAAAAGTACTTTGGTGGTGCAGCCCATCATAATGAATTGGCTTCGGATTAGATGGTACAGGAGGGGCTTATTGGAAATGTATCTGCAATTCATGTTCGTTTTCATCTTCTATGCGGGGTAAGTGTCCTCCCTAGCTAGAATTGGTAtctcttgatttgttgttgtgtCGCGCTATTCAATGTTGCGGCCCGGGCTAGACCTGCACAAGCACGACTGCACTATGAACTCGTATTCATCCTGAATTTACATTAGCTtactaaatatatataaatacacgTATCATTTGTTTTCAAGCATGAAACATGGTTGCTGAATAGAAGAGGTTGAGTGGAAAATGATATTCTTAAAAATTAGTCAGCTGAAAATggcaatgttttttttttttttttaatgtggaGGATATTGCTTTGGGCACCATTTCTCAACTTCAGAAAGTTCCCTAGAGATCCAAATATGAAGTATCCTTGGTCCACACCAGAAAATTCTTCCGAGATTAAAGGTGGATTCTTGAAGTACCCATGGGCTAAACCAGAAGACTATGACTAATATTACTACATTTTTGTGATCATCTGCAACATACAAGGACCTTTTTCTCATCTTGCTATATAGTTATGTAAAGCTATGTGTAGATTATTTTGGAtggatttatttataatatggTGGATTCAATTTACAGATTTGGATGAATTTAATTATGGTGGAGATTGTGATTACTCTCCAATACACCAAAaactaatttgcaatttttcaCTTTTAATCGTGCTAAATATAAATTTGCAATTTTAATCTCATAAattgcatgttttttttttggtttttttttttttttgtttttgttttacttGTTAACGCTATATTTGTGTTTTTAGTCGTATAACTTGTTCGATCTTTTTCCATTTTTGTTTCGATGAATTTGGATTTTTAGCCCGTTGACATACTTGTTTTTTTTATCCTTTGACCGGAATATATCATGTCTGTTGAAAATTGCTTATACGACAAACATGGATGCTGACTAGAATTTTGGAAATAAACTAACATAAATGTCGtgacttttttaaaatattatttgaaaaataaaacacGACAGgctttgattaaaaaaatcacaagacaaaaaatgtaaatttaCCTTTTGCAGAACCAAAAAACGTACAAGTTACTGAACTAAAAATGCAAATACATCACTAAAAtgaccaaaaaaaaataataataataataatagtataaGCTAAGAAACTAAAAatgcaaatttattttaaacagGACCAAAGCAAAAACATATAAACTACAGCATCAAACGTAATTATCATCACCAAATAcataaagaaagaaaaaatatccatttaaaattatttttggatgTCAAATTTCTTACCGAGAAGAAACCCATCCAGATAAAATCATTCCAATCGTCACTCGAATTTTAAACCTCGTCATCGATTTATATCAGAACATTGATGTATCTAAAGGACGACCCAACGCAAGGAAGGGTGGCAGCAGCTAAAATTTATCAGTAACAAACTAACACAACTAAACACTCTTACTTGAGGAAAATATATTCCTCTGTGTGGgcatattgaaaaataataacaaaaaagaATGAAACATTAGTGCTGCGTTGCGCCAAGTAGCTATACCTCTGAACGGCTGAATGTAGTAAAAGAAATAAGGGGAATAAAATTGGTTTCGATTTGATGGCTTCCATAATTTCTAGTTGAGTTTACACAGTATCACTTTATACTGCATAAAAACCTATAGCTCTTCCGCCACTTTATTTCAGGCAAATTATAGGATTAGTATTCCAGGGTTCGAAGGAGATCAGAAACTAAACTTCTTTTTTTAATCACCGGTCACCATTTTGTTCAATAGGACGGATAACTTCTTCCAATCCGACACATTCAGGCTTGGATAAAACAAGGCGGCTCCCACAGCTAGTATCACAACAGTAACTGCCATGGTTTTCACGCAACCACGGCCGCTTGATAGCCTTCCTAATATTGTGTTACAATATTTATCTGCATCCTTGAAGAAAGCTTGGTGAGCATCGTCACTCAATGCTTTTTCATTCTGTAAATTGAAACGATTAACTCATGAGTTCagcccaaatataatatcatactcATACATATCGAGAGGTAAGAATACAAGTAAAATCATGACAACCTTCTGTCTGAAACTTTTCAAGGTTTCAGTGAGTGCTTGAAGAGAAGAttgtttagaagaaaaattATTCCACTCCTCGTCAAGCTTTCTCAAGGCAGCTACACTGGCCTCTATGTTATCTACGTAAATCTTGTCCtgtcaaaattaattttatactGTGAATGATGGAGGTTCAAAGGTAGAACAAATACAGGAATGAATGAAAAAAGGAAGTCCTTTTCTTAAGCAAAAGGATACTGGACCATTGTCAGAAATGGAACAAACTTGCATGACATTTGTGATTAATATAACGATCAGTTTCACGTAGTTTTAAAAAGAAACTCAAACATATACTTTTTACCAAACCACTCATATGAAGCATAAAAGCTTACCCACTGCTTGTAGCAATCAAGATTCTGAGTTAAACACCATATGAAGATGCTTGTTGCTTCCAGAGATAGTGCTGGAATTCCTGAGGAgcatcatttttcaaaatttcttcaaGAATTCTCAATCACTTTAGAAAGAATCACATATACCACTTCCAGTTCAAAATTACCTTCTCCAGCTGCTTTCACAGAAAATGTTTGTATCTGCAGTGAGGTCTGTTTCATGGCTTTGCTTCCAGGAGAACCAGCAAGAGCAACCTCTTTGAGGATGGGGTAGATTGCCTCAAATCTTTCAGTAGCCTATTATACAGAATCAGCGATAAAAATGTGAATGATGGAAAACACAAGCACAAAGAAAACTTGTCAGAACTGCTCGACACCATGCAAATGTCCTTTGTAAAGGCTACCCATGGATTGAAATTTTTGTGCAGTGAGTTCCAGAAATAAATGTtagacaactttttcaaaacGTTCTGAATTTTCCTTAAAGTGCTTCAAAAACTTGTTTGATACTCTGCAAATTCAACAAACAAGAACATTTTACAAAGTTAAAACAAGCTATCCACTAATTTTTATCTTCAAATACAGAAATAAAATTAGCTTTAAATTTGTCGGTGAAAACTGAAGAAGTTTGGGTCTCCAATAAACTAATTAGTTTTTCAAACTACCCAGACTTTTGCTTTCACTCACCCAGAAGAAAGAAGTATCAGTCATTGAGGTGGAACACAAAGAAAGTTTAATCGATGCACCTACCTTAACTCGCGTGGGAGATGCAGGAAATGTTAAATGTAACAGAAAATCCAGGGATTCCGGTGGCATCAAACGCTCCCCTTTCCGAACAGCATTGTTAACTAATACAACGCGAGCTTTAGGTGCAGCCAGTATCCTAAGGCATGGATTAAACCATTTATTAATTCAAAGCAAAACATTATCAACCCAAAGCACACAGTTGAGCATCAATTGCAGCAAGTTTTGAAAAGAATCATGACATTAAACCTTTCAACTAGCTGCAAAACCAAGTCCCTTATCTGTGGGTTAGACCCCGATTTTCCTCCAAGTATTGGCAAAATATGATGTGCCCATAGGTACAATCCAACAGCCAGATCTCCTTGACAGGCCTATACAAAAGGGTTAAACTTTAGCATGGAATACAAAAGTCACAGGGAACAAGGAGCAGCTCTGATCAGAACTAATTTCAAAGAGGATAAACATGATTTACACACCTGAACTATCATCCATACAATAATTGGAAGCTTATCTTGTCCttgatatttcgaattttgcaTGAATATCGGCAATACATTTATTAGTACATCAGGTTTCCGCCGTAATACCATTGCTAAGACTAAAAAGATGGCAACCTGCAATATCAACAATTAGTATGCACCAGAAGGCTAGATGAGATGGCAATGCTCAGAATAAACAATATGTTATGGTATGCTGTTATAGGAAGTAGTCCATGCGAATAAATTGAGAAAATAACAGGAATACTGCTTCCCAAGAAAAAACTATAAATAACATTTCGCTTGATATAACTTACGGATCTTGTACGAAACTGATCAATCGGATGTACAAAGCAATATTAGATAAAAATAGGAAAGTAGTCAATCATATGAAGTTCAACTACCTAGCAAAAAAATAAACCTTCTCGTGAGTTAAATTCCTTTTTAGTTCAGGAGGTAACACAACGGATAATGATGTAGCTACATCTTTCTGCATGCATGTGCAACCTGAGAAATGTAATGGCTCTCTCATAATCATCAATATAAATGCGCTTCAAGTAAATTTCAATATATCACGTCACATTCAGACAAATTTTGTTACAAATTTGGAACCTTTTAACGCAAAAGAACAAGTAGACTATTATCAAGCACCATCTAAAAGTTATTTATCAACAATAAATACTCCTTCAATAATCCATCCCATGTTGAATAAGCATATGTACCTCCAGATGAATGCCGGAAAATTGAAATCTTGGATATATTTGTTTTTGCATTAAAAGTAGTGGTTAATGATGTCACATACTGCAACTTTTAGTACAGATGGTACTTGCAGAAGAAATTGTCATGTAAAACAGTAGTTATTCAATGAATTTCCACAAAAGAGAGTTTTGTAACTGACATAAGAAGAGAAGAGTTCATTGACTAAAATACAGAAAAAGGAAAATCAATCATACATACCTGAGACTTCGAGGATGATGACTCTGCT
This window of the Primulina tabacum isolate GXHZ01 chromosome 4, ASM2559414v2, whole genome shotgun sequence genome carries:
- the LOC142541483 gene encoding NAD(P)H-quinone oxidoreductase subunit L, chloroplastic isoform X1, with the translated sequence MNSLSSHIPKALPSLFYPCNPKFRSSSISCKQTQSHLYPNSANQGRTSFILKMIKDSVAEIPALAIQVGALLGTVGLCFVAGPAFAVTGVNEEEDWASVLIQSGIAAFLYFIVAPPIIMNWLRIRWYRRGLLEMYLQFMFVFIFYAGILLWAPFLNFRKFPRDPNMKYPWSTPENSSEIKGGFLKYPWAKPEDYD
- the LOC142541760 gene encoding fatty acid desaturase 4-like 2, chloroplastic translates to MPPLQFEEESWQSTRVQLACFASGCATVMISVAKFISMFLSKSTGLRSRIESIFAVVVGYVLADFLTGIVHWAIDNYGDPKHPVSGPQIEAIQCHHQQPWILAKRHVATNIYIQGVVATLLFSPVNMFCEDLNLLAFTSVFACCGFFSQQFHAWAHTPRRKLPPVVVVLQDSGIILGPSHHAGHHQPPFDRRYCIVSGFCDWFLDKSNFFVGIEVVLFHMLGVEPVSWGTKSLL
- the LOC142542771 gene encoding uncharacterized protein LOC142542771, which gives rise to MEEEKSVSLPYEAAEANNHGWQKVTYAKKQRKKQAVQNGSADLPERGSVFKGLEKHSEERRRKLDAQRAAASIYDDDDKLPLRSRKDFGGDEDDEENSDTDINSKENNAAEANKKEKLKKLKKPKVTVAEAAAKIDDSDLAAFLSDISGSYEGQQDIQLMRFADYFGRAFSGVSASQFPWLKMFRESAVAKLADVPVSCISEAVYKTSVDWINHFSYDALGTFVLWSFDRFLTGLVTQLLGPKGSRKGAESSSSKSQVAIFLVLAMVLRRKPDVLINVLPIFMQNSKYQGQDKLPIIVWMIVQACQGDLAVGLYLWAHHILPILGGKSGSNPQIRDLVLQLVERILAAPKARVVLVNNAVRKGERLMPPESLDFLLHLTFPASPTRVKATERFEAIYPILKEVALAGSPGSKAMKQTSLQIQTFSVKAAGEGIPALSLEATSIFIWCLTQNLDCYKQWDKIYVDNIEASVAALRKLDEEWNNFSSKQSSLQALTETLKSFRQKNEKALSDDAHQAFFKDADKYCNTILGRLSSGRGCVKTMAVTVVILAVGAALFYPSLNVSDWKKLSVLLNKMVTGD
- the LOC142541483 gene encoding NAD(P)H-quinone oxidoreductase subunit L, chloroplastic isoform X2, producing MNSLSSHIPKALPSLFYPCNPKFRSSSISCKQTQSHLYPNSANQGRTSFILKMIKDSVAEIPALAIQVGALLGTVAGPAFAVTGVNEEEDWASVLIQSGIAAFLYFIVAPPIIMNWLRIRWYRRGLLEMYLQFMFVFIFYAGILLWAPFLNFRKFPRDPNMKYPWSTPENSSEIKGGFLKYPWAKPEDYD